In the genome of Theropithecus gelada isolate Dixy chromosome 19, Tgel_1.0, whole genome shotgun sequence, the window TGCAAGCTGGAGGTCCGAGGTGAGGGCGTGGCCGTCCCCAACACTGGCTGACCGTGGCTTGGGCCCTGTGCCAGCCTGGCCAGAGGCCCTGGGCTGAGCACTGCTGAGATCTGGAGACAGTGAGACCCGCCCTCTGGGAGGAGGACTGGGAAGCTGCTGTCCTGAAGGCAGCACAGGGCATCATaggagttggggtgggggagCCCCTGATCCAGCTTGGGCAGGAATCAGATTTTTCCAAAGAGTTGAAGGACAAGGAAGAGGGAGGCTGAGTGAGAAGGGCTTAGCAAATGTCCCCAAGGCCTCCAGTGAACCGGGGCCCCCACAGGCAGATgggttgacagagtgagagcaAACATGGATAACAGAAGTGACCAGGGGTGGTGGGAGCTCCCAAAAGTGCCTCCCCTCCATAGCCTGTCCCCATGCTCTCAcccacctgcccctgcctctccctgccccGTCCCCTCATCTCGGTCCCAGAGCTCCAGCCCCAACGAAAGCTACATCCTCTTCCTCCCGGATTCCATTTCCAGCCGCCTCCCTGTCTCCAGTCTCTCCAACCTGCCACCCACCTTCACCCCTGGACtggccccagagagctctctctaTCCAGAGctgctctgccccagccctgaTCCCAGCCCGCTGGGGGCTCCCCACCACCCCAGCGCCCCTCCGCCTGGTGTTCACAGTGGTGTGTCCGCCTCCGGCCCCACCTGCCCCGGTTCTTCCCACATGATGTCCCAGCCACACTGGGCTGTTGGCTGTTACACTGGTCAGGCTTTCCCACCACAGGGACTTGGCACAggctcttccctcttcctggaaCACAACTCCCCCGCTCCTCTACCCTGTGCTCCGGCCCGTCAGACACCTGCCAGTCAAGGCTCAGCAAAGAGGCCACTAGCGGTGTCCCTCAGAGCAGGATGACATCAATGTGGACTTCCAGAGTCCCTCCCGGATGGTGACTTCTGACCTCTGACTCCCCTGGCTCTGAGGACAGCCCAGCAGACAGGGTGGCTGGGGACCCTTAACAAAGGCTGAGAGAGGACACTttctagccaagcatggtggctctcgcctgtaatcccagcacgtcgggagaccaaggcaggcgcgttgcttgagcccgggagttcaacaccagcctgggcaacatggcgaaaccggctctactaaaaatacaaaaaaaacaaattagccgggcatggtagcacatgcctgtcgtcccagctacctggggggctgaggcaggaggatcacttgaaccggggaggccgaggctgcagtgagctcagatcgtgccactgcactccagcctggtgcaacagagtaagactctgtctcaaaaacctaacaaggccgggcgcggtggttcacgcctgtaatctcggcactttgggaggccgaggcgggcggatcacgaggtcaggagatcgagaccatcctggctaacacggtgaaaccccgtctctactaaaaataaaaaaaattagccagtcacggtggcggcgcctgtagtcccagctactcgggaggctgaggcaggagaatggtgtgaacctgggaggcggagcttgcagtgagccgagatcgcgccactgcactccagcctgggcgactgagcaagactccgtctcaaaagaaaaaaaaaaaaaaaaaacaaaaaaacccaaaaacaccCCCGATCACTGCTCTTCCAAGCCCACCCAATTTCTGATATTCTGCTCTCTCCCTGATTAACTATTGAATCAGTTCAGAAAAATCCCGGCCTCAGGATTCCAGTGACCGCGTATAGCCAGCAGCTCAGAACGTCCCCATCTGGGATCCAGAATAGCAGTAGTCAGGCGCGCTGTGACCCTGGGTTGTCCAGCCACAGTGGCCTGGGATGCGGCGGGATGGTGACCGTCATCCTGTCCCCCAGCTGGTCATGTGGACACAGCAGCCAAAGGGGCCTGGGGCTCCAGGAGGAGGCGTGCCCGGGCCTGGCTCACCCGCTTTCTCGTTTTCCTGCAGTGCCGCAGTGAGACCTATCCCCTACCTGCCGAGACAGTTGGTGGCGGAGTCCTGACCCCAATCCCCAGCCTCCCGGGACTGTGTTCTTTCTGGAGTTTTTGCTGAGAACAAAACAGTGTTGTCTGGACCCTGGAGTGTCTGTCCTTCTTGCCTCTGTAGCTCCGTCTTCCTCCTGCAGGGGGTTGGTGACCCCGGGGTTGGCGATGGGAGCAGCTGCGTCCACACAGGCCGCGGTGAGGTGGCCTCTTGGAAGAGCTACTTTAGTGAGGCAGCCATGTTGTTACTGCAAGCACAGAGCATCCAAGGTGAACGCAAGCCCACGTGGAGGCCGGCCCCAGCGAgctgctgggagggagggagggagggtgcagGCTGGGGGCGATGACAGTGGCAGCGAGTCAAAGACGCACCCAGGCCACACCCAGAAGGCTGCTCTACTGAGGCAGCTGTGTCAGTGTGGCGGCCTCGAGGCCCCGGTAGTGGCCCAAAGAGCTAGACGTGGTGAAGTGAAGAGGGAGGCAGCTGTGCTGGACGAACTCCCGCGAGGCAGCTGTGCGGACTTGGCGACGACGGCGGAAACCGCTCGTGGCCTGCTTGTTGGTTCTTAAGGGGTTGACCTTTATTAACTTTAATATCTCACCTGCCTGGCCCTGAGGCAAGGTACTTTGATCTCTGGTCATTCGGTGACCTTGAAGGATGCTGGAAGACTCAGAGTCCCCAGAGTTCAGAGGTCTTGGGGTCAAGTCTGGCTTCCACGCcttggggctggggagagagCGAGCTCGTTTCAGAGGCCTTGGCCTGCAGTTAgggagtggggggtggggagggactCTGCACTTACTGGAATAGCAGGGGAAGCCAGGTGTCTCAAGAGTGGGCACAGATTCCAGTGACCCCAGCTTCTAAAACTGGCATCACCCCCTGCTCCACCTTGACCCCCAAGGCCCTACAGAGAACTGGACATTGGGCCTGGCTGACCCCACTCCTTCAGGACACAGGTTGTCCCTCTCTAGACCCCACTCCGGTAGGTCagggggagaggggctggggcaTGGGTGTGGGTGGCTGTGTATGTTCCCAAGTAGGACACGACAGCCTCCTTGGCTAGGGGCACCAAAGCCCTGGAGAGACTGCTGGCTTCTACCCACAGACCCCCATATCCCTGGGTCACCTCCACTtccagacccaggagtccaggccccagcccctcctccctcagacccaggagtccattccccgcccctcctccctcagacccagaagtccgggcccccagcccctcctccctcagacccaggagtccaggcccagcccctcctccctcagacccaggagtccggGCCCCCAgcgcctcctccctcagacccaggagtccaggccccagccctcctccctcagacccaggagtccaggcccagcccctcctccctcagacccaggagtccaggcccagcccctcctccctcagacccaggaatcCAGGCCCCAGCCCTCTCCTCTCTTAGACCTGGGAGTCCTCAGACgcctcccctctgccctctgctgCCCCACCGCACTTCCCCCTCTCCTCACCTCCTTCCACTCCCTCTGGGCCTCCACCTCATCGTCATCGCCCTCCTCATCTTCATCCTCCAGCACTTGGTGCTCCTGCGTGAAGGGCACGGCAGAGGCGGAGAGGAAGCGCAGGCGGTAGAGCAGCCGCACCCACTGGCCGAACTCCCGGTCTCGGGTCTCGAGTGGGGCGCGCAGTCGCAAGTAGAAGGTTCGGCTGGTGTTCAACTTGACCTCGAGCTGACACCGGCTTTCATCGTGGACAAAGAGCTGGACGAACTTCAAGGGGAACAGCCTGGGTGGGAGGAAGCAGCAGACTCAGGTTCTGACCCTGTCGGGTCTTCCTGCACCATCGGGGTCAGGGGTCCCCACCTTGCCACGCCTCCCTCTGCCCCAGGAATCCCTTTCCACTTTCATTGCCTCTTGAATTTGAGTCCATTCCCAACTTTCTTCCAGCCACATGTCTCCTTTTTGTCTCCCACTAGTCCTCTCCCCTAAACTCCAGACTCAAATGTACAACTGCCTACTTGAAATTTCCatctggggccaggcgcggtggctcacacctgtgatcccagcactttgggaggccgaggcgggtggatcacctgaggtcaggagttcgagaccagcctggccaacatggcagaaccccatctctactaaaaatacaaaaaattagccgggcgtggtagtgggtgcctataatcccaggtactcgggaggctaaggccggagaattgcttgaatctgggaggcagaggttgcagtgagccaagatcgcaccattacacttcAGCCCGGGAAACAGTgcaagattctttctcaaaaaaaaaaaaaaatgtcagctgTTATTCTTCTATTTGGGGGACAAAAatcaacctccgactcccaggctcaagtgattctcctgcctcggcctcccgactagctcccgagtagctgggactacaggtggccaccatcatgtctggttaattttttgtatttttgtagagacggggtctcaccatgttggccaggctggtctcgaactcctggtatcaggtgatctgcccaccttggcctcccaaagtgctgggattacaggtgtgagccaccacacccagcctctactgctgtttttaaagaaagggtggatccatatatatgtgtgtatatatataagtgtatatatgtgcatatatgtatatatgtgcatatgtgtgtatgtgtgtatatgcgcatatatgtatatgtacatatgtgtatatatgagcatatatgtatatgtacatatatgtgtatatatgtatgtgtctgcgtgtatatatgtatatacatgtattatgtatatatgtatatgcatgtatagatgtgtatatatgtatatgtgtatatatgtatatgtatacatgtatatgtgcgtttatatgtatatatgcatatatgtatatgtgtatatatgtatatatgtgtgtatgtatatgtatatatatttctgtatctatatgtatatatacctgtCAGAAACTGCCCCAGAATAGCTCAGGGCTGAAGTTGGTTAGACAGAAGCGAGGGGCTAGGAGATGAGTCCTGAGGCCAAATTTGCAGAGCAAGCTCAATGTTCTCACTTCAGTGGTGTGTTCATTTGGGAAGAGGTTTTAGGGTGCCAAAGGAGCTTATGAGAGGGTCAAAGCCACTCTCAGCATCATCATTGGTGTTCTTCCAACTGCAGGTCATGATTCAGTGAGTGATGAGATCTCTGGTGAAATACAgttagcatttaaaataaaaggggctgggcaaggtgggtCATAcgtatagtcccagcactttgggaagttgagggaggaggattgcttgagcccaggagttcgagaccagcttgggcagcacggtgagaccctgtctctacaaaaaaagacagggtcaggcagctgaggtgggacgatcgcCTGAgcctgcagagagctgtgatcactccagcctggatgacagagtgagacactgtctcaaaattaaatatgaatgaatggatgaatgaatgaataaataaatacataaataaaggccaggcacggtggtttatgcctgtaattctagtgctttgggaggctgaggtgggaggatcacttgaggcccggagttcaagaccagcctgggcaacatagtgagattcgaTCTCtacaacacataaacaaaaataaaggcatCGTGTAGAAGAGAAAATATCTCAGTGTACTGTACTGGCGTCAGAATACTGCTTTGTGAAAGGTTTTTAACTTAGGGGGGATTAATAAATGCTGTAAGTAATCTTGAATACATGCAGGTCAAAATCTGATTTGGCTACCAAATTACAAAAGCAATCTTTTGGACTTCAGAAGTGCAGAGAAAGAACTGTGGACcttcatgtgtgcatgtgtgagacaATGagtttgtccttccttccttccttccctccttcctctatTTCTCCCTCCTtactttcttccccttcttttctctctcttctttcttccctttagtTCTTTCTTTGAGAACGGgtctcacttcattgcccaggctggagtgcagtggtgtggtcacagttcactgcagcctggaactcccgggctcaggtaatcctcctggctcagccccagtagctaggactacatgtgtgtgccaccacatctggctagctttgtaattttgatttctgtagagatgggggtctcgctatgttgcccaggctggtcttgaactccaagcctgaagtaatcctcccacctcagcctcccaaagtgctgggattacaggtgtgagtcactgtgtctggcatCTCTCTTTCATGAACTGTGAGATATGGTCAAAAAAGTGaaagccaggccgggcgcggtggctcacgtctgtaatcccagcactttgggaggccgaggcgggcggatcacaaggtcaggagatggagaccatggtgaaaccccgtctctaccaaaaatagaaaaaattagccgggcgcaggggcgggcgcctgtagtcccagctactcgggaggctgaggcaggagaatggcgtgaacccgggaggcggagcttgcagtgagccgagattgtgccactgcactccagcctgggcgacagagcgagactccgtctcaaaaaaaaaaaaaaaaaaaaaaagtgaaagccggacaagcatggtagctcatgcctgtaatcccagcactttgggaggcccaggcagaaagatcacctgaggtcaggaattcgagaccagactggccaacatggtgaaaccctgtctctactaaaaatacaaaaattagccgggtgtggtagcaggtgcctgtaatcccagctacttgggaggctgaggcaggagaatcgcttgaacgcaggaggcagaggttgcagtgagctgaggttgagactctgtctcaaaagaacaacaacaacaacaacaacaacaagtgaAAGCTACTGGCAGAATGTTTCTGTACTATGGGCACATAAACATTTCAGTGTTTGTAGCTGGAGTTGGAGCAGGAGCCTTGGGTGAGAGAAGGGAACAGCTTCTGCTGTCTATTTTGTGCTTGTTTTCTCGTATGTTagcattactttttctttttctcttttctcctttcttttttcttctcttttcttttgagacagagtctcactcactgtcatccaggatggagtgcagtggcatggtctcggctcactgcaacctccacctcccgggttcaagcgattctcctgcctcaacctcccgagtagctgggattaccggtgcctgccaccacacctggctaatattttgtatttctggtagagacagggtttcgctatgttggccaggctggtctcaaactcctggcctcaagtgatctgcctgccttggcctcccaaagtgctgggattacaggtgtgggccaccgcacccagtctgcattactttttcctttttttttttttttttttttgagacggagtctcgctctgtcacccaggctggagtgcagtggccggatctcagcttactgcaagctctgcctcccgggttcacgccattctccggcctcagcctcccgagtagctgggactacaggcgcccgccacctcgcccggctagttttttgtatttctattaatagagacggggtttcaccgtgttagccagaatggtctcgatctcctgacctcgtgatctgcccgtctcggcctcccaaagtgctgggattacagggttgagccactgcgcccggcctgcattactttttcaatgaaaaaatacGACGTAGAAGAGAGTATGGAGTGAGGCACAGGAGGGCTCAAGAACCGTGAGATCCGCAATCGTGACAAGCTTGGCGTTCCAATCCTGGCCCACTCTGGAGCCACAGTGGGACCCTGGGCAAATGGCTcccagctctctgagcctcagtttagcTCTTTGGAGGATGGGGCTAAGGGACCCCACCATGTGAAGATATGAGGTCAGAGGTGAGATCTCATGCACGGGCCAGGGGCATCTGGCATGAGCAGGCCCTGTGGAAATGGTCATTCTCCTGACCCCTGCTGGGGCATGGCTGAGGACTGTCCCCTTCAGGTCTGTCTAGTCCCTGATTTCTGGCCCCTGAGGGCTGCTCTGTCCTTCTTCTCCCATGTAGACGGCAGCTCAGGGAGGGCCGGTAGCACCGCCAGCTCCTGGCCCTGGGGGTGGTCTGAGTGAGGGGAGGTACTGCTGGGGGCTCAGGTGCCtggagctgagggaggagggggtcTCGGCTGAGGTGGAGGCAGTTACCCGAAGAGTTGCAGGTGTCCATTCTCCTTGTCAGGGCCGGCCAGAAGCAATAGGTCCGGGAGCTCCAGGGCTGGACTGGAGGCTGCCACCCCCATGGTGACCTCGTTGGCAACTTCTCCCAACCGAGTCACCTGGGGCCAGAGATCAGAGGTTAGGGGCAGAATAGATGTGGCGGCAGAACTGGGGAGGGATCAGAAGTTAGGAATCTTGGTAGGGGAAAAGGTCATGAACCAGGTGAGTTGAAAATCAGGCTGGGGGCCAGATATCCTGGAATTAAAGGTCAAGAATCATATGGGTGTGAagttagggaaactgaggcaacgGAGTTAGAGGTTCACAAAGAATCTAAAGAACTAGAGGTATGGGGCATCAGAGGTCAGGTAGGAGTTGGGAGTCGGCAATCCCACGTGATGGACGTTATGGGGGAGCAGGGGCTTTCCAAGTCAGGAGGAGGCCGAGGGACAGGCCGAGGCTTGGGATGAGGGGGTTCTGGGGCTCCCTACCTGCACAAAGTTGCTCTCAAAGATGGGGAAGTCCCGCAACTGGTCGAATTCGCCGCTCTGGAGGTAGCGTTGGAGCCGTCTGCGACGGCCCGTGGGAGAGGCTGGAACCAGGAGGCATTTTAGCAGGACGAAGTCTGGGCGTCGATCCCGGGAGGCTGTGTCTGGCTGCCAGCCGGGAGGGCCCGGCACAGCTCCGCGCAGAGGACGGGGTATCAGATGTCCCTGAATTGCCGGCCCCAGCCTTTGCTTGGTTCCCTCACCAGGTCCAACCCCTCCAGGCCTGGCTCGGTCTCTCACCTGCCATCCCACCTGGTTCCACCTTGCCAGCTCCACCCAGGGCCGGCTTAGCGCCGCGATCCCGCCTTATCGCGATGTCCCCGCCCGACGGGAGCGGAGGAAGGAGCCGAGGGAGAAAATGAGGGGGCTGGGCTAGGGCATTGTGACGTCATGATGCGGATCGGGTTTTATGACGTCACACAGAAGCGGGCTCCCAGTTTGTGATGACGTCCCTGGAGGGGGCGGCTCCTGGAGATCAGGCTAAAGGGGCGGCTGCATCCTGCTGACGTCAGGCCCCAGGAGCGGTCGAGCGCCAGTGCGCAGGCGCTGGGGCCCAGCGCAGGCGCACGGGCGTCAGGATGCGGCCTGTTTCTCCCGGCGTGCTGCGCGGCTCGTGGCTCTCAGCCGTCGCTTCGCTGGTGGGAAGGAGCCGAGATGGCGGCAACCAGCGCTGGGGCGACCCGGCTGCTCCTGCTCTTGCTGATGGCGGTAGCAGCGCCCAGTCGAGCCCGGGGCAGCGGCTGCCGGGCCGGGACTGGTGCGCGAGGGGTGAGTGATTTTTAGCTGTGCATAGCGGGCGCGGTCTACGGATGTCGCGGGTCTTGGGTCTTTAGGTGAATTACAGACGAAAGGAGGCTGCGCAGGGTTAAGAGGGAAGAGGTGGGCGATCTCTGGAAAGCCAAGCCTCAGTCACGCACGCGCAGGAGGGGCCTCGCCAGTGCACCGGGTTGCAGCAACTGGGAGGGAAAACAAGAGCACCTGTTGGAAAGGCTCTGGCTCGGGAATATGTATgagggggcggggctgggggtgTGGAATCTTGGAGAGTCACGTCGGGGCGGTTAAAATGAAAGAGGAATGgtgaagccgggcgcggtggctcttcTGTCATCCCAAcgcttagggaggccgaggcgggaggattgctcgaggtcaggagttcaagaccagtctgggcaacatagcgagccctgtctctacaaaaaatactaattaaaaaaattaggccgatcgcggtggctcatgcttgtaatcccagcactttgggaagccaagatgagCGGaccacttaaagtcaggagttcaagaccaaccggctcaacatggtgaaaccccgtctctactaaaaatacaaaaattagctgggtgtggtggcaggtgcctgtaatcccaactacccgggaggctgaggcaggagaatcgcttgaacccgggaggcagaggttgcagtgagctgagatcacaccactgcactccagcctgggcgactgagcgagaccctgtctcagaaaaagaaaataaggagagGGAGGGGGCTCTTGAGGAGGTGGAGAGGAGTTTTACCTCCTGAATATGCACGAATGTGCAGGTTTGGAGattggagaaaaggaaagcatGAATCTTGAATATGCTTAATAGGGACTGAACTCAGGCTGCATCTTGGCTCTTGGGCTGTCAGGTGGTAAGAAGGCCATTTGGATACTAGCATGAAAAAGAAGCCTTGGGAGAGGGAGGGTGTCATTTAATTCATGAGTATTTGTGGTGCAAGGCTTGGAATTGACCTTGGGATAGTTGCTTTGGCAATGAGGTTAGGCATGTTTGTAGGGTCTGGTTTTCTGGGGGTGAGGGAGTCCAgattatgaatattcatgaaatgGGTGGTTTCTAGTGAAATAGAGGCAAGCAGCAGTGATTAACCTGAAGATAAGGCTCCTCCTTCAGCCCACCCCAGTCTGTCTGTCCTGGACTTTGTGGGTGACTGCCATGCTGAGGGCTTGGATGGTTCTCAGCTGGGGCCTTCTGTGTCCTGTGCAGGCTGGGGCGGAAGGCCGAGAGGGCGAGGCCTGCGGCACGGTGGGGCTGCTGCTGGAGCACTCATTTGAGATCGGTGAGTCAGGCAACGTCCTCTCTTAACGTTGGTGCCCTGAGAAGTCAAGACTTGGAGTCCGGGTGCCTCCCGTCATATGACATTTACTAACATCCGTTTACTAACAGATTTGCCCCAGGTTGGGGGAAAGGGGGacatgaaaaaagagaaacactgtCTTTAAATGTCCCCTTGCCTGTAAGACAAATCTCAGTTTTTGAAAGGTCAGCACGGCAAAAATAATGTCAGAGCCGACTTTCCCGATCAGTTGCCACGTGCCCAGCATTAGTGGTTGCACCCTTTgcaagtattaactcacatgtcCTCACAGCAGCCATGTGAGGTGGTAGGTATTCGTGTCAGCCTCCTTTTCCAGAAGAGGAAATGGGTTCAGAGTAGGTACCACACAAGGTCTCATCGTGAGTGAGTGGCAGAGCAGGAGCCAGCTTCAAAGCCAAGCTTAAATTGCCATGACGCAGGCGTCCAGGTTCCCAGAGCTGGATGTCAGTGCTGCCCAGAGTGTAGTAATCGAGTCTGAAGCCCCGAACCTGAGGGCACAAACCCTGAAGCTGGTGCCCCTCTGCAGACCCTGTCATCTGCTCAGTGAACAGCTCCCCTGCTTCTGACAGAGCCAGGTAGTTGAGAATTCCTGAACTCCACAGCGTCCGTATTTTGCAGTTGGGGAAggtgaggctcagggaggttataTGGCTGTCCCTGGGTCACCtggtgaggcagaggcaggatttgggAGCTGTGGGGTTCATGCATCTGCTATGGGTTGCCTTGTGAGGTAGAACATGGTGGAGGTGTCCCCACTTTGTAGATAGGAAAATGGGGGCCAAGATGGGGAGGGAACCTGGTCACTCGGGTGGAGGCAGGCCAAAATTTGAAGCTGGACCTCCTGGCCCCTGCCTGAGTTGAAGGATGGGCGGGGGGGTGGTAGGGGGCGTCTCTGAGCCTGAGCTCCTCACAGATGACAGTGCCAACTTCCGGAAGCGGGGCTCGCTGCTTTGGAACCAGCAGGATGGTACCTTGTCCCTGTCACAGCGGCAGCTCAGCGAGGAGGAGCGGGGCCGACTCCGGGTGAGATGGGGCACTCAGGGCTGGGTGTGGATGGGGATGGAGGGTATCTAGCTGTCTCTTCAGCCACCCCCTGCTGGTCCCCCGCAGCCTGCCCTCCAGGCCCAGGTGGGCTTCCAGCACCTCCTGCCACTCTCAGCCTCTGTCCTGGATGACTGCCCCTGGTGGAACGGTTCATCTTGGCGCCGCCAGGCACAATGTCCTGCCTCATGGCCTCTGCCCGCACTGCTCCCTCTGCCCGCAGACCCCCTGTTCCCCCCGCAGGTTTCACACAATCGGCTCCTCTCCTCTTCCAGATTCAGCTGAGCTGTTTCATGACTACTTAGACGAGATTTGCTTGTGAGGAGAGAGAGATCCTTAAAATAGCCATGGTTGGACAGGAGCTCACTTCTGTCGCCCTGTGTTGTGACAGCCTCAGGGCCCGGCTCAATCCTCCGTAGGTGTCATGCAGAGAGGCCCCAGGGCTCCAGGCAGCAGGGTAGAGCGGGAGAAAGGGGCAGAAGGAGCAGCAGCATTTAGAGAAAGCTTGCAAAAGCTGGCACAGCCCACTTGCCCCCGTCGGCCAGATGTAGCTGTGAGGGAGGCTGGGAGTGCAGGCTTCATTCTGGTGGCCACGCGGCGAGGTCTGCCTGAGCAGCCTTCCTGCTTGGTGCCCACATGATTCTCTTGTCACAGCTGCCCCCAAACAGAATTTATTGTGCGTGTAACTGGTGCATCCAGGCGTGGGGTGGATGTCAGGTGCGGCTGGATCCAGGCACAGGGAAGGCGTCCTCAGGACCCACTCCATCGTTGGGCTGGGCTCTGCGCTCCTTGTGATGGCTTCTCCCCTAGGTGgggcagtcccagctgctcctggCCTCACCCACCAGCCGGGCCACCCCAGCAGGAATTGTCCTGGGCAGACTCAGGTTGGCCAGCCTGGGGAGTGTGGGCTGTGAGGCgggtggggctggagaggggCCTTCGCGGAGGCCTGGTGGGCATCACAGCCTGTCCAGGGCTGGCGCCAGCCTTCTGACCAGCACCCTCTTCTCCCGTCCCCAGGATGTGGCAGCCCTGAATGGCCTGTACCGGGTCCGGGTCCCGAGGCGACCTGGGGCCCTGGATGGCCTGGAAGCT includes:
- the FAM71E1 gene encoding LOW QUALITY PROTEIN: protein FAM71E1 (The sequence of the model RefSeq protein was modified relative to this genomic sequence to represent the inferred CDS: inserted 1 base in 1 codon; deleted 1 base in 1 codon; substituted 1 base at 1 genomic stop codon), giving the protein MQPPLXPDLQEPPPPGTSSQTGSPLLCDVIKPDPHHDVTMXLAQPPHFLPRLLPPLPSGGDIAIRRDRGAKPALGGAGKVEPGGMAASPTGRRRRLQRYLQSGEFDQLRDFPIFESNFVQFCRHIYSAPTSDLWPQVTRLGEVANEVTMGVAASSPALELPDLLLLAGPDKENGHLQLFGLFPLKFVQLFVHDESRCQLEVKLNTSRTFYLRLRAPLETRDREFGQWVRLLYRLRFLSASAVPFTQEHQVLEDEDEEGDDDEVEAQREWKEPQGVEARLDPKTSELWGL